ACGAGACCGATTCACGTCCCATCTTCGAGTGGATGGATGTCATCCGTCGCAAGGCTATTGTCTATGTCGGCCTCGATGCACTGACCGATACCACCGTCGCCAGTGCGGTGGGCAATTCCATGTTTGCCGATCTGGTATCGGTGGCCGGCCATATTTACAAACACGGCGTGGACGTCGATCCGATCAGTGCTACCCAGGTTACCTCAAACACCATGCCGACAATCTCCATGCATGCCGATGAGTTCAATGAACTGATCGGCGACGAGTTCGTGCCGCTGTTGAACAAGGCCGGCGGTGCCGGTTTTCAGGTCACGGCCTACACCCAGACCTGGTCCGACGTGGAGGCCCGCATTGGCAGTCGCGCCAAAGCCGGGCAGGTAGCGGGTAACTTCAATACGCTGATCATGCTGCGGGTCAAGGAGCTGGCCACCGCCGAGATGCTGACTGACCAGCTGCCGAAGGTCGAGGTGTTTACCCTGATGAGCGTATCGGGCGTGGACGATTCGTCTGATCCGGGTTCCGGGGTGGATTTCAAATCCCGCAACGAGGATCGTATCAGTGTCTCGGAGGTCCCCATGCTGACACCGGCGGAGCTCGTGGCGTTGCCCAAAGGCCAGGCCTTTGCGCTGTTAGAGGGCGGCCATCTCTGGAAACTGCGCATGCCACTCCCGGATACCCGCGGGGATCTCACCATGCCGGCGGGTCTGGCGGATATCGCCAACGAGATGGAGCGGACCTATATCACCAACGACCAGTGGTACCGCGTGCAGGAGCCGTGGTGGATGGCCGTTGCCGACGTTTCGGAGCCAAGCGAGCCAGCGGATGGTGTCGATGGCTGAAACAGCCACCGATCCGCGGCGAACAGCTGTTCAGCAGGGCTTGTTCACCAGAGGTCTGGCAACGATCTCGCAAGCGATCCTGTGGCTGCTTTTCTCCCTGTTGTTTTCGATCATCGTCGAGTGGGTGGGTATGGTGCTCTGGTGGCCGGAGCAAGGCCTCGACCACAGTCGCACAATGCTTGCTAAGGAGATCAGCTATCTGGACACCGACTTCCGCCGTAGCGTCGTGACATCAGATCCTGCCCGTTTCGCCAAAGAGGTGGCCGATGGGACTTATCACTACCTGTTTGAGGTTACGAGAGTCGTGGCTTTTATCCATTGGGTCTCTCCACCACTACGACAGGAAGAGCAAGGCATGCGGCCGACATTGCACAAGATCTACCGGCCACTCGCTGAATTTGTAATTGCGGCCATGCAGGTGACCCAGGTGTTCTCGGTACGCCTAGCGATTCTCAGTTTGGCGACACCGGTGTTCCTGTTGTTCAGTCTGCTGGCTTTGGTTGACGGTCTGGTGCGACGGGATCTTCGCCGCTGGGGAGGAGGGCGAGAGAGTTCATTCGTGTACCACTATGCCAAGAAGGCAGTGCTACCACTGGTAGTGATCACCTGGGTAACGTATCTGGCACTTCCGTTCAGCCTGCATCCTACCTTTATCGTGATTCCATTCGCCGCACTGTTTGCATTTGCTGTAGCAGTGACCGCGAGTACGTTTAAGAAATACCTTTGAAAAACACGGTCGGGATGGAGCAACTTCCCTGATGCAGGTGATCCTGGCCAGGGGCCCATAATATCCTGGAAATGTTCACAATTCTGGGTGTTAAATCAAGTTACGTTCAGAATAATGAACGTAACGATTATTGTCATTTGGGTGGTTACTGTAGATATATTGATATAATGTCCATAATTATATACACTATATAGGATAGTGACCATAAAGATGGACGAAACATGAGCAAAACCCAACTAGATTTGATGGTGCCGATTCCGGTCAGGCGGGCGGTGCGTAAGCTTGGACAGGATATCCGTGATGCCAGGCTCAGGCGGCGTATTTCAACGGCTGTCATGGCTGAACGGGCTTCTATCAGCCGGACAACCCTGAATAAGATAGAAAAGGGCGACCCCGGCGTTTCGCTGGGTAACTATGCCAATGTGCTCTTTGTCCTGGGTATGGCTGAGCGGTTGGGTGATCTCGCTGATGCCAAGACGGATACGGTGGGTCTTGGGCTTGAAGAGGAGCGTTTGCCGCAACGCATCCGCAAGTCGCCTCGGTCTGGACAGAAGAGTAAAGCGTGATGGAAACAGAAGTGTACGTCTATGTGGATATTGCTGGTACGCCGCATCTGGCTGGGCGACTGTGGGCGCGCGTGCGAAAAGGCAGGGAAAGTGCCACGTTCGAATATGATCCGGGCTGGCTTGAGAATGCAGATCGTTTCTCCCTGGAACCGGCTCTGACGCTGGGTCCGGGTCCCTTTCATACGCCTTCAGGTAAACCCCTGTTCGGTACCATCGGCGACTCCGCGCCCGACCGCTGGGGGCGGGTGCTGATGCGCCGGGCTGAACGGCGACGGGCAGAGCGCGCGGGAGAGACGCCGCGCACCTTGATGGAATTCGACTATCTGCTCATGGTTGATGATGAAGCCCGACAAGGCGCCCTTCGCTTTGCCAGGCAGGAGGGCGGCCCGTTTCTTGCCGAACATGGAGCCGCTCGCATACCGCCGCTGATCGATCTGCCTCAATTGCTGTCGGCGGCGGAGCATGTCGTGGGTGACACGGATAGCGACGAGGATCTGCGTCTGCTGCTGGCCCCCGGCTCATCATTGGGCGGTGCGCGTCCCAAGGCGTCTGTTCGCGACCGGGACGGTCATCTCGCCATCGCCAAGTTTCCGCACAAGGACGACGAGATCAATACGGTTCTGTGGGAGGCGGTTGCGCTTCGGCTTGCGGCAAAGGCGGGTATCCCCGTGCCCGACTGGCGAATTGAACACGTACTGAACAAGCCGGTGCTGTTGCTGCGTCGGTTCGACCGGGAACAAGGGCAGCGCATTCCGTTTCTTTCAGCCATGAGTATGCTCGGGGCCAGCGACAACGAGTCACGCAGTTACCTGGAATTTGTCGATGCCCTGCGCCGTTATGGCGCCAGCCCGAAACAGGATATGCATGAGCTGTGGCGACGTATCGTCTTCAATATTCTGATTTCCAACACGGATGACCACTTGCGTAATCACGCCTTCCTCTATACCGGCCCGGACGGTTGGCGCTTGGCCCCGGCCTATGACCTCAATCCGGTACCCACGGATATTAAACCACGCATTCTGACAACGGCCATCGATCTCGATGACGGCACAGCTTCGCTGGATCTGGCGATGAGTGTGGTGGGTTATTTCGAGTTGGATGAAGGTAAGGCTCGCGTGATCGCCGCCGAGGTCGGGAAGGCTGTGACAACCTGGCGCGAAGAGGCTGCGCGACTGAGTTTGACGCAAGCCGAGATCGATCGCATGGCATCAGCCTTTGAACATGAGGAATTGAAGGCGGCGCTTTCTCTTTCTTAATGTTGGCGAAGGAATGGCAATGACGAAATCTCAGGCGAATAAGGAGAGGGCTGTTGACGATAAGCTGCTTACTCTTCCTGTCAACGCGGGACGGGCCATTGTAGAGGCCGGTGCTGTCATCGCTTGCCCACTGCTGGGTACGGATCGATTTATCAAGTTTTGTCGTGAGCGTGGTCTGTCAATTGATCGAGAGCGTCTATTACGGCTCGAACGTCTGGGCTTGTTTGCCCCGGTTTTCCGGGTAAGGACGCCAAAAAAAGATACGCCGCCATTTTATATTCCGGTCCGCAAGGGTAATAACTGGTTTACCAAGAAATGGGCATGGGATACTTCCGGCATTCGCCTCGCCTATAAAGTCCCCGATCATAAGGATCAGGCGCAGGAAGGCTATTACTCCATTTTTCAAATCGATTATCTTCATATCGTTCTCCAAGAGTTGACACTTCAGGTTCAACTGGATTCCTATCTGGATCGAAATGAAGTGCAGAGTATCGACTGGCAGAAGAATGGCGAAAGTTGGATGCAGTATGCAGGAAGTCGTTTGGAGAGTCTGCGAACACACGAGTACCGCCGTAGCGTGGCGCTGCTATGCCAGTTTATATCCAACCGTTATTTTCCAAAGACGCAGGGTGACCAGAGAACGATACAGGTGGGTGGAGGCCACTATTCGGATCATTGGATCAGCGTCAACGGGTTTGACTGGAAGTGGCATGACGAGATTCAGAATTGGAACCCGGAGACAGCGGAGCGACTATTCGGAGTAACACGTGAAAAGCTGCACCATGCCTACAATGGTCTCGCGGTTGCGCAAGCGCACTGCGATCCTCTTGAGCGATGGTATCAACTTACGCAGTTTGTCGCTGTTGGTGAGCGTGCAAAGTTGAAAGGAGATGCTTTACGGGCTGAGACGCTACGCGCCGGTGCCCACATGTTGCGTCTTCTCTATAAAGATTTATATGAGGATGAACTGCCAAACCCGAACGAAGTCACCGGGACGATTATTACCCATATCCCTGAGCTACCTGTCCGCCAAGATCCACGCCGTTATCTTGATTTCGTGGTCAACCGTTTTGGGCTCAATCCCCAGCCGAAGCTCTCGCTCATTGTGGAAGGCCAGAGCGAAGAAGTCGCGGTGCAAAAGATCTTTGAAAAATATTTCGGCGTCCATCCCGGCGTATATGGGATCGAGATTATCGTGCTTGGTAGCGTTGACGTGGCGACCGGGTCAAAAAAGGAAGACCGTTTCAGGGCAATCCTTAGGCTCGTCGATTATCTGCATCATCATCAGACATTCACGTTTCTTATACTCGACAATGAGAATTACGCGGAAAGGCTCAAACAGGAGTCACGTAAATCCAAGTCCATCCATAGCAAGCAGCGTTATGTAACGCGGCCAGAATATATCAGCATATGGAAAGATGCATTCGAGTTCGATAACTTTTCGTGCAGTGAAATTGCTGCCGCAATGAACGAGCTGGCACAGGGATATGCAAGTTTTACCGCTGCTGAAGTGACCGCTTGTAAGAAAGATCCTAACCCGGGTTCCAGCCTGCAAAAACTTTATAAGGACAAGGCTCAATATGGCCTTCAGAAAATCAAATTAAGCGAGATCCTGATTGAACATATGATGTCGCCGGATTCACGGCGCAGGATTGAGAACCGTCCTATCATCAAGGTGCTGGAGCGTGTGGCGCGACTAGCCGCCCGAAATCCATTTCCAACGATGCACGAAATCTGGGAGAAGAATCAGGCCTCGAAGTTTCTAGGCAAGAAACGCAAGCCAGTCAGGAGACGAAAAGGCTCGTAGCTGACTAAGAGTCTTATACCAGACCAAAGCAAGTCTTACACCTGGGGAGCAAATCCGTAATTACAGGGCTCAGGTCTCACCGTAAGGTGCCACACAAAGAAGATCCATATTCACCGCCACCCTCGATTAAAACCCCGCACGACACGGAATTGATTTTCCGTAGCCCGTTCTTTCCCGATGCCCCACCATGCGCTTCATGCACAACACGGGGAAGACATCGATGCGAATTACCCATGTCCTGATAGCAGGACTTCTCACTACTGCATTACCGACTCAAATCGCCTTCGCTGATACCGATGGTGAACGTGCGGCGCTGGCGAGAATTGCTCATGAGCTTGAAGCGCTCGAACCGTTGATCCGTGAAGCCGAGGCTCAAGCTAACCCGGACGCCCGTATTCGGCTCCGCTACGACTGGTTGCGTCAGGACCTGTCCAGAATCCGGCAGGGTATTCAGGAACACATCGATGTGCCTCGGGCAGAGCCACGAACTTTCCCGCCATTGCGTGGCGACTATCGCCAGTGATGGATGACCATGACGCCCGCTCAGAACACCGCATTTCAGGCAGGTTCCGGAGTCACCGCCCCGACGCTGCTGACAGCTATCGCATCCGTGGTGCTAGTACTCGCCTTTGTCTGGGTGATCTGGGTGACGTTGGGCACATTTCGGGCCTGGCAGAACGGTCAAGCGGCCTTGTTCGATGTGATCTGGAGTGCACTGCGCGCAAGCATTGTGCTCATGGTGTTGGGATTTTATCTGCGGTGAGGCGTTTGCCATCACTGCATTAATAATTCGGGGAATGGCCCCCGTTACCTCGGAGGAAAAGCAATCATGATGAAAAAACTTAAAAAAGGTGCAGCCGCAATTGGGCTGTTGGCGACATCCACATATCAGTCTGCATGGGCGGCCTTGCCGACGCCGGTGGCACCCAGTACGGCGCCGGCGGCGGGTGACTGGATCGCACTCATTTCGGGTTACATCAAGGATGGTGGCCTCGTGCTGGGGCTGGCCATTGCCGTGCTCGGCTTCCTGTGGATCGCCTATCTTGGGTTCGCGAAGTTCAATGAGGCGCGACAGGGCAAGGCCGAGTGGGCCGAGGTCGGTGTGCTGGGCATTGTCGGCGCGATTGTGCTGATCTTCGCCAGCTACCTGCTGACTGAAGCCGCGGGCGTCATCTAAAAGGATGGCACATCGAGGGGACATTCTGGCTGACCGGCTCAATGTTGAGCCGGCGATCTTCAAGGGTTGTTCGTCGTCCGAACTGGGCGTCATTGTTGGTGTGGCTGCGCTCATCTGGTTACCTGTCAGTCTCCTCCTGGCATGGTTGATGGGCGCGGTCACCATGGGCTTCGGCATCGCCGGGGTGGGTGTGGTCGCCACGGTCATTGTGACGGCCAGTCTGTTTCAACGTCTCAAGCGTGGCCGACCGGACGGTTATTATCAGCAACAGATCATGATTTGGCTGGATGATCATGGCTTGCGTCGTTCATCATTTGTTCGGCGCAGTGGCGCCTGGTATATCGGGAGGACCTGGGATGCAACGTTACCGGTACGAGATCGATAACGTACGTTCTCATCTGCGCTCGCTGTGGATCATTATCGGTGTGCAGATTGTCGTTATCCTCGCACTCTGGTTTGGCTGGAGTCAGTCACCCAGGTATCTCACCGTGCACGTCCCGCCGGATCTTCGTTCCGGTGCAACGCAGAGCATCGACGAAGTGCCGCCGGCTAACGTCTACGCCTTCGCCTTTTATATCTTCCAGCAGCTCAACCACTGGTCGGAAGACGGCGCGCAGGATTACGGCAAAGCGATCTTTCGTATTTCGCCGTATGTCACGCCGCGCTATCGGGCCGACCTCATCGCCGATATGGAATTGAAAGGTAAACAGGGTGAGTTGGCCTACCGTGTACGTGGCGTGCAGGAGGTGCCCGGTCATGGTTATGCGGAACAGCGGGTGGATGTGCTTGCACCCGGTGTCTGGGTGGTGTGGCTGGACATTGACCTGTTCGAGTCGGTGAAAGGAATGACCGTGAAGAAAACGACCATCCGTTATCCGCTTCGCGTCGTGCGTCTTTCTATCGATCCGGAGTCGAATCCCTGGGGCCTGGCGCTGGATGGTTTTGCAGCGAGCGGACCCCGGCGGCTGAGTGAATCTGAAATTGGCGATAAAACCGGTAAAGACAACTGACGGACTAGAGATTAAGACATGTTGACCACCAACAATAAACGCGGCGTGACGTACTGGATAGGACTCGGTCTTTTGTTTGTGCACGCCCTTGTGTATGCCGAATCTCAAATCACCGAGCGCATCGAATGGAAAAAAACGCCCATCCATCTCGACCTCAAGGTGGGCCACGAACGCTTGGTACACTTCCCGGCATCGGTGAAGGTGGGTGTGCCTGCAACCTTGCAACCATTGCTGCGTACCCAGAGCGTCAACAGTACGGTGTACTTACTCGCCAACGCGCCCTTTGACGCCACCCGTGTGCTGGTGCGCACAGTCGACGGTGGACAGATCTATCTCTTCGATGTGTCCGCGTCGAAAGAGGGAGGCCAGACGGATCCCGTGCAGGTATTCGTGAAGGAGGTGGGTGAGAACAAATCGGGCCAAACGAATCTATCCGTCGATAGCAACGAGACAACTGCGCAATACAACTATGTCGCCCTGACCCGTTTCGCGGCCCAACAACTCTATGCCCCCGCGCGGCTCGTACAAGACAGGCCGGGCATCGTGCGTGTGCCGGTGGCGCGAGGTTCCATCCACCTGCTACGCGGTGCCGCGGTCGATGCCGCGCCATTGGTGTCGTGGCGGGCAGGCGGTCTGTATGTCACGGCCGTCAAATTGACTAACCGTAGCGAACAACCACAGACACTGGATCCGCGCAACCTGCGTGGTGCCTGGCTAACCGCGGCCTTCCAGCACAATCGTCTATTGGCCGCTGGCAGTGAGGCAGACACCACGGCCGTGTACCTGATTTCGGCACGGCCGTTCGCGGCCTCGCGATAGGGGGTATCCATGGCCATAGCAACCAGTAATCGACTGTTACCCCTTCTCGCCGGCGTGGTGGTGCTCATGCTGGCGTTCGTCACCCTCAAGTCATGCTCGAATGAGCCAAATGACCATGTCGTGATGGACACCGTGCCGCAGGCGCCGGTGCCGGATGCCGATACACCGGCGGATACCATCAAGACACTGACGGCCAATGTCGCGGCCATGACTGCCGAGGTCGAAGCCTTGCGGCAGAACAACACCAAGCTTCATAACGAGAACAAGCAGCTGCTGAACAATCGTGTCCAAATCGAGGAGAACGTCACGACGCGCGTCAAACGTGAACTGCTGTCGCGCGAGCACGATCAGGAGGCGCGCCAGCGCATGGATTCGAGTGTGCTGTCTTCACTGACGGCGCGGGTGGATGCCTTGTCGCAATCGTTGTCATCAGGGAAATCGACCCAGAGCGCCGGCGATATTCCGGTCGGACTGGGATTCGATGGTGGCAGAACGGGTGCACAACCTTTCACCGGACTGGTCTGGATCAATCCGCTGGATGCCATCGATACGGATGCGGGTGCGGCGAATGGGAACGGTCTGTTGCATCAGGTTAGCCAGTCAGCAGGTAGTGCAGCGAGCAGCGCCCGTGAACAGACCGGCAACCTCGCACGAGAGTTGGAGACCGTGCGTCCCATGTATACCGTCCCGCGCAATGCCACACTCATTGGTTCGACGGCGATGACCGCCCTGGTCGGCCGGGTGCCGGTGCGAGGGCAGGTGAGCGACCCCATGCCGTTCAAGGTGATCACAGGGGCGGACAATCTGGCCGCCAACGGTCTCAGCGTGCCCGGTGTTCAGGGCATGGTGTGGAGCGGCACGGCGATCGGCGACTGGACCTTGTCCTGCGTCACCGGCCGGCTTGACTCGGTCACTTTCGTCTTCGACGACGGAACCATTCGCACGATTTCCGGTGATGACCGCGGTGGCCAGACGGGTGGTAGCAACCGCCCCCTGGGCTGGATCTCGGACCAACAGGGTATCCCGTGCATCAGCGGTGATCGCAAGACCAACGCACCGGCGTTTCTTACCCAGCGCATTGGTGTCATGGCCGTTCAGGCGGCGGCCGATGCGGCGGCCGCGGCCGAGACCACCTCGGTTGTCAGTGATGCCGGCGCGGCAACCAATAATGTCACCGGTGATGTCGGCACCTATGTGCTCGGCAAGACCATTGCCGGTGGCAGCGACGAAGTCGCCAAGTGGCTGCTGGAACGCCAGTCCCAGAGCTTCGACGCCGTGTTCGTGCCGGCCGGCACCCGACTCGCCATCCACGTCGACCGTGAACTTCCCATCGACCTCGATCTTAAAGGCAGGAAACTCAATCATGCGAAATCTGTTAACCCCTATCTCCGCACTCGGCTTGATTAGTCTCGTACTGTCGGGCTGCGCCAGTACCAAGGACGCGGTGTTGCCCCAGGATGGTCCTCCGATGAAAGCAATCTACGAGCAACACATCCAGGAGATGGGCGCGCACGATCCCTTGGTGGTTCGTGAGGCGCTGGGAAATCGTCCTGTTGTCGACGGTGAGGGCGCGCTTCATGGCTATACCCGAGAGGCCTACAATGAGATCGACACCACCTTCCCCAGAGTGCCGAACCCGAGCCTGGTGATGTATGTGTTTCCACATCTGGCGGGCAACGAGCAGGTGCCGGTACCCGGCTACGTCACGACGTTCCCGATGTATGAGCGGGTCGAGTACGCACTGCCCGGTGAAGTGCCGAGCCAACGGCTACGGCAGTGAGTATGGCAAAGTTTCTGTCACGCGCATCATCGAAGCAGGCTCACGATCCCGCGGAAGCGCCCGTCACCACGGCGTCGGTCAAGCGTCTTTATGATCGTCCACCGTCCTTTACTGATCTCTTGCCCTGGGTCGAGTACGACCCGGACAGTCGCACCTTTCTGCTGGAAGACGGCGTCAGCGTGGGCGCCTTGTTCGAGATCCTTCCCGTCGGTACCGAGGCCCGTACACCCCAGTTCATGACGCAACTGCGCGATGCCATCCAGACGGCACTCACCGATGCCATTCCCGAAGACGATGATGCCCCCTGGATTTTACAGGTCTATGTGCAGGACGAACCGAGCCTGCAAGGTTTTCAGAAAGAAGTCGCGGCCTATGCACAGCCGGGTGCCAAGGGCACGGTATTCACCCGGCATTTTCAGGACGCGTTCTCGCAGCACCTGGATCGGATAACCCGTGCCGGCGGCCTGTTCGAGGATACCGCCGTAACGGGTACCCACTGGCGTGGACAAGTACGCCGGGTACGCGCGACACTCTATCGCCGCTTGAAAACAAAGGGAAAGCTGCCTCCAGCTATCGAAGTCGAAGAAGCAATGAACGATGTGGCGACCAAGTGGGTCGCCTCACTGGCCTCGGCTGGCATTCGCGTGCGACGGAGTACCGGCAAGGATCTCTACGAATGGTTGCTCAAGTGGTTCAATCCAAAACCCGCGATCGCAGACGGTGATCCCGACAAGCTGTTAGAGGTCGCCCCGTATCCCGGCGACGAGGACCTCCCGTTTGGCTATGACCTGGCCGAGCGGCTCACACTCACAATGCCGCGTTCGGATAACGAAACCTCGACATGGTGGTTCGATGGTCTGCCGCACACCGTGGTTACGATCCAGGGATTACGACGGGCACCGGAGGTGGGGCACATGACTGCCGAACGTCAGGCCGGTGACCACGTCTTCTCGCTTTTCGATCGCCTGCCGGAGCACACCGTGATGGTACTGACCTTGACGGTCAAACCGCAGGATTTCACCCGCAACCACATCGCCCAGGTCAAGCGTGCCGCCGTGGGCGATTCCGCCGAGGCCGCACTGACACGCGAGGATGCAGAACTCGTCGAGCGGGAGATGGCACAGGGCAACAAGCTTTATCCACTGGGTATTGCTTTCTACGTGCGCGGTGACCATTCCAAGTCACTGCGCGCCAATGTGAATCAGCTGAATGCATTACTGCTGCCCAATGGCCTGCAACCGATACTGCAGGAAGCGGATCTGCTTGCACTGGACAGCTACATGCGTAACTTGCCGATGGCCTATGATGTGTCGATGGACAAGTCCAGTCGCCGTTCACGGTTGGTCTTCTCCAGTCATGCCGCCAATCTGTTACCTCTGTATGGCCGATCGAAGGGAACCGGTCATCCAGGCTTGGTCTTTTTCAACCGTGGCGCCGAACCCTTGACCTTCGATCCGTTGCATCGGGCCGACCGCAAGAAGAACGCTCATATGCTGATCCTCGGTCCCACCGGGGCGGGCAAATCGGCACTCCTGGTTTATCTGCTGCAACAGATGGCCGCAATGTACCGCCCACGTATATTCATCATTGAGGCAGGTGGTTCATTCTCGTTACTGGGTCAGCACTTCCAGGCCCACGACGTCTCCGTCAACCAGGTCACCTTGAACCCGAATGTAGATGTAAGCTTGCCACCGTTCGCGGATGCGTTACGCGTGTTGGATAAAGAACGCCGCGTACACATTCCCAAGGATCCGGAGGAGCTGATCGATGACGACGATGAGCTCGAAAGTGAAGGTGGCGGTCGGGATATTTTAGGTGAAATGGAAATCGCCGCCCGGATCATGATCACCGGCGGGGACGAGCGCGAAGACGCGCGCATGAGCCGGGCCGATCGGCTACTGATACGGAATGCCATTTTCCTGGCTGCGAAGACAGTAAAAGAAAGTGGCAGGGATCAAGTGATCACCGAGGATGTAGTCACCGCTTTGCACGCCATCGGACACGATCAAAACCTGCCCGAACACCGGCGCAACCGCGCGATCGAGATGGGCGACAGCATGGCGCTGTTCTGCTCCGGCCTGGCCGGCCATTTCTTCAACCGGCCAGGCACCCGCTGGCCCGAGGCCGATGTCACCATCCTGGAAATGGGCATGCTGGCACGGGAAGGTTACGAGGATCAGCTCACCGTGGCCTACATTTCCATGATGAGCCACATCAACGATCTGGTCGAGCGCCACCAACACGACGCCCGGCCCACCCTGGTGGTGACCGACGAGGGACACATCATCACTACCAATCCCTTGCTGGCCCGTTACGTGGTCAAGATCACCAAAATGTGGCGCAAGCTCGGCGCCTGGTTCTGGATCGCCACCCAGAACCTCGAGGATTTCCCCGACGCCAGTCGCAAGATGCTCAACATGATGGAGTGGTGGCTGTGTCTGGTCATGCCCAAAGAAGAAGTCGAGCAGATCGCGCGCTTCAAGGACCTGACCGACGTGCAGCGCAGCCTGCTACTCTCGGCCCGCAAGGAGCCCGGTAAATACGTCGAGGGTGTGGTGCTCTCCGACAATCTCGAAGCCCTGCTTCGCAACGTGCCGCCGCCGTTGTCATTGGCACTGGCCATGACCGAGAAGCACGAGAAGGCGGAGCGTGGCGCCATCATGCGTGAGCGGAACTGCAGCGAGCTTGAGGCGGTTTATGTTATCGCAGAGCGGATTGCAGGCAATCGTGGGAATTGAAGTATCAGTATTTGATGAGCCAATATGCGCTCATGGGTGCGTGCTTGGATGTGTATCATCGTGTGTCAGGTGCTGGCGCAACTGTGGTCAACGACGTTTTATCGTTTTGGCCATGGCAATTCGCCAGTTAGTTCGGGTAGTAGTTCATCTTCATCTGAAGACTCCCGATGGGAGTTACGCCCTGTGTCATAGATCGTTTCCAGCGTCAGCATTGAGAAAGTTTGCCCCCATTTTTCCAACACAATAGCCTCTTCGTAGCACGCAAAACGGGAGGCGGAGTCGCTTGCACTCCAAATTGATCCGTCCGAATCAGCAGTCGCCTCACTTTGACCAGTTCTTAATGCGCTGTCAGCTGCAGATCCTGTTGGCAACTTGATGCCTATATTGATCCAGAATCTCTGTTCTCTGGCAGCGCGAGAAGGTACCACGTTTTTGATGACCCCATTTTCGGCGAGGACGAAAATATTCAACTCTCTTGATGCTTGTGCAAATCTTGAGGCTACACAAGTGCGTGATGCCTGGAAGTCATCCGAAAGTTTATTGATAGTGGAAATTTCATATGGCAGTTCTTCCGTTAATGGCAATATCAAATGCCACGGGACTAGGCATTCAGCAGCAAATACATCGCAAAGTACTTCTTCACGAGGCCGGGAAGTGTACGACTCGAGTTGATTAGAAGAAATCTTATTTCCATGATTAGATGGTAATTGAAGCGCTTCGTGTGCGACTTCATGCATGATCGTAAAGCGTTGTCGATGAGGCAGATCGTTGCTGTTGACGACAATGATGTGTCTATCAGGTAGCTTTACGACGTGTCCAGCTTCGTTGGGACCTAGTTGATCGCTGCTTTTGATATGGAATCCTAGCTGGGCGGCGATGGCGTTAACATCGACGGGATATTGATTTATGCGGA
The sequence above is a segment of the Gammaproteobacteria bacterium genome. Coding sequences within it:
- a CDS encoding TIGR03751 family conjugal transfer lipoprotein, which codes for MRNLLTPISALGLISLVLSGCASTKDAVLPQDGPPMKAIYEQHIQEMGAHDPLVVREALGNRPVVDGEGALHGYTREAYNEIDTTFPRVPNPSLVMYVFPHLAGNEQVPVPGYVTTFPMYERVEYALPGEVPSQRLRQ
- a CDS encoding ImmA/IrrE family metallo-endopeptidase encodes the protein MDDVIAISKARGLLKDLRINQYPVDVNAIAAQLGFHIKSSDQLGPNEAGHVVKLPDRHIIVVNSNDLPHRQRFTIMHEVAHEALQLPSNHGNKISSNQLESYTSRPREEVLCDVFAAECLVPWHLILPLTEELPYEISTINKLSDDFQASRTCVASRFAQASRELNIFVLAENGVIKNVVPSRAAREQRFWINIGIKLPTGSAADSALRTGQSEATADSDGSIWSASDSASRFACYEEAIVLEKWGQTFSMLTLETIYDTGRNSHRESSDEDELLPELTGELPWPKR
- a CDS encoding conjugative transfer ATPase gives rise to the protein MAKFLSRASSKQAHDPAEAPVTTASVKRLYDRPPSFTDLLPWVEYDPDSRTFLLEDGVSVGALFEILPVGTEARTPQFMTQLRDAIQTALTDAIPEDDDAPWILQVYVQDEPSLQGFQKEVAAYAQPGAKGTVFTRHFQDAFSQHLDRITRAGGLFEDTAVTGTHWRGQVRRVRATLYRRLKTKGKLPPAIEVEEAMNDVATKWVASLASAGIRVRRSTGKDLYEWLLKWFNPKPAIADGDPDKLLEVAPYPGDEDLPFGYDLAERLTLTMPRSDNETSTWWFDGLPHTVVTIQGLRRAPEVGHMTAERQAGDHVFSLFDRLPEHTVMVLTLTVKPQDFTRNHIAQVKRAAVGDSAEAALTREDAELVEREMAQGNKLYPLGIAFYVRGDHSKSLRANVNQLNALLLPNGLQPILQEADLLALDSYMRNLPMAYDVSMDKSSRRSRLVFSSHAANLLPLYGRSKGTGHPGLVFFNRGAEPLTFDPLHRADRKKNAHMLILGPTGAGKSALLVYLLQQMAAMYRPRIFIIEAGGSFSLLGQHFQAHDVSVNQVTLNPNVDVSLPPFADALRVLDKERRVHIPKDPEELIDDDDELESEGGGRDILGEMEIAARIMITGGDEREDARMSRADRLLIRNAIFLAAKTVKESGRDQVITEDVVTALHAIGHDQNLPEHRRNRAIEMGDSMALFCSGLAGHFFNRPGTRWPEADVTILEMGMLAREGYEDQLTVAYISMMSHINDLVERHQHDARPTLVVTDEGHIITTNPLLARYVVKITKMWRKLGAWFWIATQNLEDFPDASRKMLNMMEWWLCLVMPKEEVEQIARFKDLTDVQRSLLLSARKEPGKYVEGVVLSDNLEALLRNVPPPLSLALAMTEKHEKAERGAIMRERNCSELEAVYVIAERIAGNRGN
- a CDS encoding TIGR03752 family integrating conjugative element protein, translated to MAIATSNRLLPLLAGVVVLMLAFVTLKSCSNEPNDHVVMDTVPQAPVPDADTPADTIKTLTANVAAMTAEVEALRQNNTKLHNENKQLLNNRVQIEENVTTRVKRELLSREHDQEARQRMDSSVLSSLTARVDALSQSLSSGKSTQSAGDIPVGLGFDGGRTGAQPFTGLVWINPLDAIDTDAGAANGNGLLHQVSQSAGSAASSAREQTGNLARELETVRPMYTVPRNATLIGSTAMTALVGRVPVRGQVSDPMPFKVITGADNLAANGLSVPGVQGMVWSGTAIGDWTLSCVTGRLDSVTFVFDDGTIRTISGDDRGGQTGGSNRPLGWISDQQGIPCISGDRKTNAPAFLTQRIGVMAVQAAADAAAAAETTSVVSDAGAATNNVTGDVGTYVLGKTIAGGSDEVAKWLLERQSQSFDAVFVPAGTRLAIHVDRELPIDLDLKGRKLNHAKSVNPYLRTRLD